A part of Geothrix oryzae genomic DNA contains:
- a CDS encoding TonB family protein — translation MHPLLRTLDLTPGAGTESSVHDLRPISQAAATRSHALPLLLSLGLTPLLVYGLSMSLLAPASLQSARSGVSRAVRSVTLLLQEPAAPTPLKEPVRNLVGPEGPGGVGHREGTSTLDPRLAGIQTSARSMPTDAVDPDDLSLSPRAERIGLSLNPALPLQAGGNGLARGTGRDAARGTGGLIRPPVPVPVADQKLVPIRQVPIYHRLSPGEEGAATRQPVRVRILIGDDGVPFQATVVSGPALLHEEALRAAREWRFEPLGPHGLKAPVSLTLTFHPNLLRRR, via the coding sequence ATGCACCCCCTGCTCCGCACCCTCGACCTGACGCCTGGCGCCGGGACGGAATCCTCGGTCCACGACCTGCGCCCCATCAGCCAGGCCGCGGCGACCCGATCCCATGCCCTCCCGCTCCTCCTCAGCCTCGGTCTGACGCCCTTGCTGGTCTATGGGCTCTCCATGAGCCTGCTCGCGCCCGCTTCGCTGCAGTCCGCGCGAAGCGGCGTCAGCCGCGCCGTCCGGTCCGTAACGCTCCTGCTGCAGGAGCCTGCCGCCCCCACCCCTCTCAAAGAACCGGTCCGGAACCTCGTGGGCCCCGAGGGGCCCGGCGGAGTGGGCCACCGGGAGGGGACCTCCACGCTGGACCCAAGGCTGGCCGGCATCCAGACCTCCGCCCGATCCATGCCCACCGATGCCGTGGATCCGGACGACCTGAGCCTCTCCCCCAGGGCGGAGCGGATCGGCCTGTCCCTGAATCCCGCCCTCCCCCTGCAGGCCGGGGGCAACGGGCTGGCCCGGGGGACCGGGAGGGATGCCGCCCGGGGAACGGGCGGACTCATCCGGCCGCCCGTTCCCGTGCCGGTCGCGGATCAGAAGCTGGTCCCCATCCGCCAGGTGCCCATCTACCACCGCCTCTCCCCGGGCGAGGAGGGTGCTGCCACCCGGCAGCCGGTGCGGGTGCGCATCCTCATCGGCGACGATGGCGTGCCCTTTCAGGCCACCGTGGTGTCCGGGCCCGCCCTCCTGCACGAAGAGGCTCTCAGGGCCGCCCGGGAGTGGCGCTTCGAGCCCCTGGGGCCTCATGGCCTCAAGGCCCCGGTGTCGCTGACGCTCACCTTCCACCCCAACCTTCTGCGCCGGCGCTGA
- the hutI gene encoding imidazolonepropionase: MSEALPNRCVLLNLRGVLTPDPLKTWAVDRIPDAALALEGDRVAWLGRAADLPAAWADAPRVDGAGAWATPGFVDPHTHLLFGGNRSGEFNRRLHGVSYQQIAAEGGGIRETVRATRSATVAELVASGEARLKAFRERGVVHLECKTGYGLELEAESRLTAAYAELKRRGWSLDVTLLPAHDLAPEFGGDVEANARAVAEDWLPELVRRHPGVARFCDVFVETGVFSADQGRRIFEAGRRLGLIPRLHADELTWTGGAELAADLGAASADHLMFCSEAGMKAMAAAGVTPVLLPATTLFLGMRDWAPARKMIDAGCRVALATDFNPGSCPCVDPLTVLRLGCLQLRMTFEEAFTAMTLHAARSLRHADLGHLHPGARAEVLLWDVEEMLELVYWVGEPYRPRFLPD, translated from the coding sequence ATGTCCGAAGCCCTGCCCAACCGATGTGTGCTCCTCAACCTCAGGGGCGTCCTGACGCCTGATCCCCTGAAGACCTGGGCCGTGGATCGCATCCCGGATGCGGCCCTGGCGCTGGAGGGGGACCGGGTGGCCTGGCTGGGCCGGGCTGCGGACCTGCCGGCCGCCTGGGCGGACGCACCCCGGGTGGATGGCGCCGGGGCCTGGGCCACACCGGGCTTCGTGGATCCGCACACCCACCTGCTCTTCGGAGGCAACCGGAGCGGTGAATTCAACCGGCGGCTCCACGGCGTCAGCTATCAGCAGATCGCCGCCGAAGGGGGCGGCATCCGCGAGACCGTGCGCGCCACCCGGAGCGCCACGGTGGCGGAGCTGGTGGCCTCGGGCGAGGCGCGGCTGAAGGCCTTCCGCGAGCGCGGTGTGGTGCACCTCGAGTGCAAGACCGGCTACGGCCTGGAGCTGGAAGCGGAGTCCCGCCTCACCGCGGCCTACGCGGAACTGAAGCGGCGCGGCTGGAGCCTGGATGTGACGCTGCTGCCCGCCCATGACCTGGCGCCGGAATTCGGCGGGGATGTCGAGGCCAATGCCCGGGCCGTGGCCGAGGATTGGCTGCCGGAGCTGGTGCGCCGCCATCCCGGCGTGGCGCGGTTCTGCGATGTGTTCGTGGAGACCGGCGTCTTCAGCGCCGACCAGGGCCGCCGCATCTTCGAGGCGGGACGACGCCTGGGCCTCATCCCCCGCCTCCACGCGGACGAACTCACCTGGACCGGCGGCGCCGAGCTGGCCGCGGACCTGGGCGCCGCCAGCGCCGATCACCTCATGTTCTGCAGCGAGGCGGGCATGAAGGCCATGGCCGCGGCGGGGGTCACCCCCGTGCTGCTGCCGGCGACCACACTCTTCCTCGGCATGCGCGACTGGGCCCCCGCCCGGAAGATGATCGACGCAGGCTGCCGCGTGGCCCTGGCCACGGACTTCAACCCCGGGTCGTGTCCCTGCGTGGATCCCCTCACCGTGCTCCGCCTGGGCTGCCTCCAGCTGCGGATGACCTTCGAGGAGGCCTTCACCGCCATGACCCTCCACGCCGCCCGCAGCCTGCGCCACGCCGACCTGGGCCACCTGCATCCCGGCGCCCGCGCCGAAGTGCTGCTGTGGGATGTCGAAGAAATGCTGGAACTCGTCTACTGGGTGGGCGAGCCCTACCGGCCGAGGTTCCTGCCGGATTGA
- the guaB gene encoding IMP dehydrogenase yields the protein MLTLPLMRALTFDDVLLVPGYSEIHPNQVDLGTRLTKDISLRIPLISAAMDTVTESRMAIALAQLGGIGIVHKNLQPERQAEEVDKVKRSESGMITDPITIGPDAPIRDAEALMAKFRISGVPVVEGHRLVGILTNRDLRFETRWDIPVREAMTKDNLVTVPVGTTLQEAKGILQKHRIEKLLVVDAQGQLKGLITVKDIEKSIEYPSACKDSHGRLRVGAAVGVGKDLLDRAAALVEAKVDVLCLDSSHGHSKGVLEAVKALKKAYPSLPLVAGNVATYKGALDLAKAGADAVKVGIGPGSICTTRIVTGAGMPQITAVAEASRACREAGITCIADGGIKFSGDVAKAIAAGADCVMIGSLFAGTDEAPGETIFYGGRTFKAYRGMGSLGAMKQGSKDRYFQEGKDDTKLVPEGIEGQVPYKGKMGDLVTQLMGGLRAGMGLSGGATIADFHQKATFVEISGAGLRESHAHDVMITKEAPNYRME from the coding sequence ATGCTGACCTTGCCCCTGATGCGCGCCCTCACCTTCGACGATGTCCTGCTCGTCCCTGGCTACTCGGAGATCCATCCCAACCAGGTGGACCTGGGCACCCGGCTCACCAAGGACATCTCCCTGCGCATCCCCCTGATCTCCGCGGCCATGGACACGGTGACGGAAAGCCGCATGGCCATCGCCCTGGCCCAGCTGGGCGGCATCGGCATCGTCCACAAGAACCTGCAGCCCGAGCGACAGGCCGAGGAGGTGGACAAGGTGAAGCGGTCGGAGTCCGGCATGATCACCGACCCCATCACCATCGGCCCCGACGCGCCGATCCGCGATGCCGAGGCCCTCATGGCCAAGTTCCGCATCAGCGGCGTGCCCGTGGTGGAGGGGCACCGCCTGGTGGGCATCCTCACCAACCGCGACCTGCGCTTCGAGACCCGCTGGGACATCCCCGTGCGGGAGGCCATGACCAAGGACAACCTGGTCACCGTGCCCGTGGGCACCACCCTCCAGGAAGCCAAGGGCATCCTCCAGAAGCACCGCATCGAGAAGCTGCTGGTGGTGGACGCCCAGGGCCAGCTCAAGGGCCTCATCACCGTGAAGGACATCGAGAAGTCCATCGAGTACCCCAGCGCCTGCAAGGACAGCCACGGGCGCCTGCGGGTGGGCGCCGCCGTGGGCGTGGGCAAGGATCTGCTGGATCGCGCCGCCGCCCTGGTGGAGGCCAAGGTGGATGTGCTCTGCCTGGACAGCTCCCACGGCCACAGCAAGGGCGTGCTCGAGGCCGTGAAGGCCCTCAAGAAGGCCTACCCCTCCCTGCCCCTGGTGGCCGGCAATGTCGCCACCTACAAGGGCGCCCTGGACCTGGCGAAGGCCGGTGCCGACGCCGTGAAGGTAGGCATCGGGCCTGGCTCCATCTGCACCACCCGCATCGTCACCGGCGCGGGCATGCCCCAGATCACCGCCGTGGCCGAGGCCAGCCGGGCCTGTCGCGAGGCGGGCATCACCTGCATCGCCGATGGCGGCATCAAGTTCAGCGGCGATGTGGCCAAGGCCATCGCCGCGGGCGCCGACTGCGTGATGATCGGCAGCCTCTTCGCCGGCACGGACGAGGCCCCGGGCGAGACCATCTTCTACGGCGGTCGCACCTTCAAGGCCTACCGCGGCATGGGGTCCCTGGGCGCCATGAAGCAGGGCAGCAAGGACCGCTACTTCCAGGAAGGCAAGGACGACACCAAGCTCGTGCCCGAGGGCATCGAGGGCCAGGTGCCCTACAAGGGAAAGATGGGCGACCTCGTCACCCAGCTCATGGGCGGCCTGCGGGCCGGCATGGGCCTCAGCGGCGGCGCCACCATCGCCGACTTCCACCAGAAGGCCACCTTCGTGGAGATCAGCGGCGCCGGCCTGCGCGAAAGCCACGCCCACGATGTGATGATCACCAAGGAAGCCCCGAACTACCGGATGGAATAA
- a CDS encoding ABC transporter ATP-binding protein, translating into MSLAIDALLLERADGVRLLGPLSLSLAPGDRLGLAGESGSGKSLLAQALFGVLPPGVRQAGGSISAFGVPLDRPGAARDRLRGVRIGWVPQDPGQALNPLLTLAQHLALLPELHRGESAPAALARLTPLLEQLRLPADPAFLERLPHQLSGGQRQRLALAMALSCDPDLLVLDEPTTALDPAARKAFVDLALDLQQERGLGFLWITHDLALAAQACDHLLVLYGGEPMEAGPVARVLGAPRHPYTARLVEASRRRPSRESGFLPAPQDRPAGCPFRPRCAVASGACAAWAPWQGTASQGFRCEQPLPSADWTSPCTPCSAPST; encoded by the coding sequence ATGTCCCTGGCCATCGATGCACTGCTCCTGGAACGGGCGGACGGCGTCCGTCTGCTGGGGCCCCTGAGCCTTTCCCTGGCCCCTGGGGACCGCCTGGGGCTGGCGGGAGAGAGCGGTTCGGGCAAGAGCCTGCTGGCCCAGGCCTTGTTCGGCGTGCTGCCCCCGGGAGTGCGGCAGGCGGGGGGCTCGATCTCGGCCTTCGGCGTGCCCCTGGATCGACCCGGCGCGGCACGGGACCGCCTCCGGGGCGTCCGGATCGGTTGGGTGCCCCAGGATCCTGGCCAGGCCTTGAATCCCCTCCTGACCCTGGCCCAGCACTTGGCCCTGCTGCCGGAGCTCCATCGCGGAGAATCCGCCCCCGCCGCCCTGGCCCGGCTGACGCCCCTGCTGGAGCAGCTGCGCCTGCCGGCGGATCCGGCCTTCCTGGAGCGCCTCCCGCACCAGCTCAGCGGGGGCCAGCGCCAGCGCCTCGCCCTCGCCATGGCCCTGTCCTGCGATCCAGACCTGCTGGTTCTGGACGAACCCACCACGGCCCTCGATCCGGCGGCGCGGAAGGCCTTCGTGGATCTGGCCCTGGACCTCCAGCAGGAGCGGGGCCTGGGTTTCCTGTGGATCACCCACGATCTGGCCCTGGCGGCCCAGGCCTGCGACCACCTGCTGGTGCTGTACGGAGGCGAACCCATGGAGGCGGGCCCGGTCGCCCGGGTGCTGGGGGCGCCACGCCATCCCTACACGGCCCGCCTGGTGGAGGCCTCCCGGCGCCGGCCCTCGCGCGAATCCGGTTTTCTCCCCGCGCCCCAGGATCGCCCGGCAGGCTGCCCCTTCCGCCCCCGGTGCGCCGTCGCCTCGGGAGCCTGCGCCGCCTGGGCGCCCTGGCAGGGAACGGCAAGCCAGGGTTTCCGTTGCGAGCAGCCCCTGCCGTCCGCAGACTGGACCTCCCCATGCACCCCCTGCTCCGCACCCTCGACCTGA
- a CDS encoding alpha-2-macroglobulin family protein, which produces MRWFRPLVTLLLPALLLLPTHGTAQKRGAEAPWREGGWTGAFATLRPTLPGKAGQLEAAGPIPAEARIRLYRVEDPDTFLKKVLLDRGNAVAEGARGAQDPLDVLREAVLWGGRRAFVTVHRTASQGLRDAAKQTDRLTSARTSPGKVREGSALPLEGQPGITFVTEIVPRIQEDLTGKRGQEDDESGDDGFLSRVELPAQAAGLYLVEVIRGSDAAYVPWLVTDLALLSEQDGGRIRLQAVDARDGAPRAGVTGQMLEGAKALALAFDGAGKAESPAAPGVRRVVLVRSGASFAILASEGQSAASVRQRLYAFTERPLYRPGQEVFVKAILRRVEDGENRVAGGVQALPFTVLDPEDTKVAEGQAKLLNAETGTYAAQFNLPGAGRLGLYRVVFQGPQGPGQAEFKVEQFVKPAFEVKVTTGKTKVGLGDALSFHANARYFYGAAVRGAKADWFLYRVVPPKVRWIWDDEDSGPAPELMESGQLDLDDEGQADLPVFKAESDGLWRMVVKVADASGQRNSGQAQVRAAAGDLVLMIAADRQVALPGKPFQVTARALDLDGKEVPGVAIALRAARIVAQKDNAYWWSRPNALKPGETVASAPGPQATLTIPEGGAFLLVAEAKDAKGRPVTAQRQITVAAEGTPLPAVPDLRAAADKPEYQPGDTARVLVQLPRPRLTLHWALEHEALGQRQTRLVQGTTALVDIPVTAAMQPNVWAVFEIVAEGRRQMVEVPLRVPKRDRRLQVAVTTDKERYQPGQPMKVSVEVKDASGRPAPADLSVGVVDEAIYALSQELHPDPVRFFHPTRRHGVLRSGSTDWSFHDLLRRQRPVWSLKQTKRGEFKADDDDKVRQNFKDTAHWAPFVAAGRDGRASVDLVLPDNLTAWRATATAVTADTKVGVGRSSKPAAKPLQVALALPRTLSVGEEARAIALVRNLSGQPIQGKVRLEVQNGRVTGSPEGAFSLPDQGEFRFALPLFSDKTGPLTVTARVEGGGLKDAERQRVTVLDQLVPASMSGSVVLDGGAQTFTVPVPPGAKGEASLVLTPVGNLEHLAAPSLPYLIGYPYGCVEQTLSSFVPNLLVADLVKQGAMPDLDWKKLTDLDRNIRNGVFKVYGYQQPNGGWGWYAPGDFGLDANPHTTGYAIQSFATMKRLGYTVDEGVYRRGRQAAMSLFQQAARQADQASGQGGQGGRGRSADPQADAAFLLLSLAQTGEPVAGLVDSAADKVLKGAWSGNHVLAMTALAAAQVRHPKAAALAERLEQRAVLKGGLARWEGRREDWWSYASGDVVPTVMALKALCLAKPQSPLIRQGETFLASEYRGYGWYSTWSTSQIVELLPYLMKTRKLDWGPLAIQAAVQGGPAFEFKERPEARRWNAREPRAGGHLMAEPKPVTVTASGRGLLVWTYAYQVPGSAAGVTKAEASSALRLSVTRHLWKLRTPQETGNARQGWIRQPWTGTLKAGDEAWMEVQFRTDRDADYVMLEVPIPGGLNPTVKLEGFVLEGKSFTEEGASDTWMKPRVEVHSDKVTFLFHRTWSWNTHTVRILLRAGMAGTYRLRPAKLSLMSNEGQWVTSDGLDLKVQDGGAR; this is translated from the coding sequence ATGCGCTGGTTCCGTCCCCTCGTCACCCTCCTCCTGCCCGCGCTCCTCCTGCTGCCCACCCATGGCACGGCCCAGAAGCGGGGCGCCGAGGCGCCCTGGCGCGAAGGCGGCTGGACCGGCGCCTTCGCCACGCTCCGTCCCACCCTGCCCGGCAAGGCGGGGCAGCTGGAGGCGGCGGGGCCCATCCCTGCCGAGGCCCGCATCCGCCTCTACCGGGTGGAGGATCCGGACACCTTCCTGAAGAAGGTCCTCCTGGATCGCGGCAACGCCGTGGCGGAGGGCGCCCGGGGCGCCCAGGATCCCCTCGATGTCTTGCGGGAAGCGGTGCTCTGGGGCGGCCGGCGGGCCTTCGTGACGGTCCACCGCACCGCCAGCCAGGGGCTGCGGGACGCGGCCAAGCAGACCGACCGGCTCACCTCCGCCCGCACCAGCCCCGGCAAGGTCCGGGAGGGTTCCGCGCTGCCGCTGGAGGGTCAGCCGGGCATCACCTTCGTCACCGAGATCGTGCCCCGGATCCAGGAGGACCTCACCGGCAAGCGGGGACAGGAAGACGACGAATCCGGCGACGACGGGTTCCTCAGCCGCGTGGAACTGCCGGCCCAGGCCGCCGGGCTCTACCTGGTGGAAGTGATTCGGGGCAGTGACGCGGCCTATGTGCCCTGGCTGGTGACGGACCTCGCCCTGCTCTCCGAACAGGACGGTGGCCGTATCCGCCTGCAGGCAGTGGATGCCCGCGACGGCGCGCCCCGGGCGGGTGTGACCGGGCAGATGCTGGAGGGCGCCAAGGCCCTGGCGCTGGCCTTCGATGGCGCCGGCAAGGCCGAGTCGCCCGCTGCGCCCGGTGTGCGGCGGGTAGTGCTGGTCCGGAGCGGCGCCAGCTTTGCCATCCTCGCCAGCGAAGGGCAGAGCGCAGCCTCCGTGCGGCAGCGGCTCTACGCCTTCACGGAGCGCCCCCTCTACCGCCCCGGCCAGGAGGTGTTCGTGAAGGCCATCCTCCGGCGCGTGGAGGACGGTGAGAACCGCGTGGCCGGTGGCGTCCAGGCGCTCCCCTTCACCGTGCTGGATCCGGAAGACACGAAGGTCGCCGAGGGCCAGGCGAAGCTGCTGAATGCCGAGACCGGCACCTACGCTGCGCAGTTCAACCTGCCGGGTGCCGGGCGCCTGGGCCTCTACCGGGTGGTGTTCCAGGGGCCCCAGGGGCCGGGGCAGGCCGAGTTCAAGGTCGAGCAGTTCGTGAAGCCCGCCTTCGAGGTGAAGGTGACCACCGGGAAGACCAAGGTGGGCCTGGGCGATGCGCTGAGCTTCCACGCGAATGCCCGCTATTTCTACGGTGCCGCGGTGCGGGGTGCCAAGGCGGACTGGTTCCTCTACAGGGTGGTGCCGCCCAAGGTGCGCTGGATCTGGGATGACGAGGATTCCGGCCCGGCGCCCGAGCTGATGGAAAGCGGCCAGCTGGACCTGGACGACGAGGGCCAGGCCGACCTTCCCGTCTTCAAGGCCGAGAGCGACGGGCTGTGGCGCATGGTCGTGAAGGTGGCCGACGCCTCGGGCCAGCGCAACAGCGGCCAGGCCCAGGTGCGCGCCGCGGCCGGGGACCTGGTGCTGATGATCGCCGCCGACCGGCAGGTGGCACTTCCCGGGAAGCCCTTCCAGGTGACTGCGCGCGCCCTCGACCTCGACGGCAAGGAGGTCCCGGGCGTGGCCATCGCCCTCCGGGCGGCCCGCATCGTGGCCCAGAAGGACAACGCCTACTGGTGGTCCCGTCCCAATGCCCTCAAACCCGGCGAGACCGTGGCGTCCGCCCCGGGTCCCCAGGCCACGCTGACCATTCCCGAAGGCGGGGCCTTCCTGCTGGTGGCCGAGGCGAAAGACGCCAAGGGCCGGCCCGTCACGGCCCAGCGCCAGATCACCGTGGCCGCCGAAGGGACGCCCCTGCCGGCCGTGCCGGATCTCCGCGCCGCGGCGGACAAGCCCGAGTACCAGCCCGGCGACACCGCTCGGGTGCTCGTGCAGCTGCCCCGGCCCAGGCTCACCCTGCACTGGGCCCTCGAGCACGAGGCCCTGGGCCAGCGGCAGACGCGCCTGGTTCAGGGCACCACCGCCCTGGTGGACATCCCCGTGACCGCGGCCATGCAGCCCAATGTGTGGGCTGTGTTCGAGATCGTGGCGGAGGGCCGCCGCCAGATGGTGGAAGTGCCCCTCCGCGTGCCGAAGCGGGACCGCCGCCTGCAGGTGGCCGTGACCACGGACAAGGAGCGCTACCAGCCCGGCCAGCCCATGAAGGTATCCGTGGAGGTGAAGGATGCCTCCGGGCGCCCGGCGCCCGCCGACCTCAGCGTGGGTGTGGTAGACGAAGCCATCTACGCCCTGAGCCAGGAGCTGCATCCGGATCCCGTTCGATTCTTCCATCCCACGCGCCGCCACGGCGTGCTGCGCTCGGGCTCCACCGACTGGAGCTTCCACGACCTGCTGCGCCGGCAGCGGCCCGTATGGAGCCTCAAGCAGACGAAGCGCGGCGAGTTCAAGGCCGATGACGACGACAAGGTGCGCCAGAACTTCAAGGACACGGCCCACTGGGCGCCCTTCGTGGCCGCGGGCCGCGACGGGAGGGCCAGCGTGGATCTGGTGCTGCCGGACAACCTCACGGCCTGGCGGGCCACGGCCACGGCCGTCACCGCCGATACCAAGGTGGGCGTGGGCCGCAGCTCCAAACCCGCTGCCAAGCCCCTGCAGGTGGCCCTCGCGCTGCCGCGCACCCTCAGCGTGGGCGAAGAGGCCCGGGCCATCGCGCTGGTGCGTAACCTCTCGGGCCAGCCCATCCAGGGGAAGGTCCGCCTGGAAGTGCAGAACGGGCGCGTCACGGGGTCGCCCGAGGGTGCCTTCAGCCTGCCGGACCAGGGCGAGTTCCGCTTCGCCCTGCCGCTCTTCTCCGACAAGACCGGACCCCTCACGGTCACGGCCCGTGTCGAGGGCGGTGGCCTGAAGGACGCCGAGCGGCAGCGCGTCACCGTGCTCGACCAGCTGGTGCCGGCCTCCATGTCCGGCTCCGTCGTGCTGGACGGCGGAGCCCAGACCTTCACGGTTCCCGTCCCGCCCGGCGCCAAGGGCGAGGCGAGCCTGGTGCTCACGCCCGTGGGCAACCTCGAACACCTGGCGGCGCCGTCGCTGCCCTACCTCATCGGGTATCCATACGGCTGCGTGGAGCAGACCCTGTCGAGTTTCGTGCCCAACCTGCTGGTGGCCGACCTGGTGAAGCAGGGCGCCATGCCCGACCTCGACTGGAAGAAGCTCACGGACCTGGACCGCAACATCCGCAACGGCGTGTTCAAGGTCTACGGCTACCAGCAGCCCAATGGCGGCTGGGGGTGGTACGCGCCCGGGGATTTCGGCCTGGACGCCAATCCCCACACCACGGGCTACGCCATCCAGAGTTTCGCGACCATGAAGCGCCTGGGCTACACCGTGGACGAGGGCGTCTACCGCCGGGGCCGCCAGGCCGCCATGAGCCTGTTCCAGCAGGCGGCCCGGCAAGCTGACCAGGCCTCTGGCCAAGGCGGTCAGGGCGGTCGGGGCCGCAGCGCGGACCCTCAGGCCGACGCGGCCTTCCTGCTCCTGTCGCTGGCCCAGACGGGAGAACCCGTCGCGGGGCTGGTGGACAGCGCCGCGGACAAGGTGCTGAAGGGCGCTTGGAGCGGCAATCATGTGCTGGCCATGACGGCCCTCGCGGCCGCCCAGGTCCGGCATCCCAAGGCCGCGGCCCTGGCCGAGCGGCTGGAGCAGCGGGCGGTGCTGAAGGGCGGGCTGGCCCGCTGGGAGGGCCGCCGGGAGGACTGGTGGAGCTACGCCTCGGGCGATGTGGTGCCCACGGTGATGGCCCTGAAGGCCCTCTGCCTGGCGAAGCCGCAGTCCCCGCTGATCCGCCAGGGGGAGACCTTCCTGGCCTCCGAGTACCGCGGCTACGGCTGGTATTCCACCTGGAGCACCTCGCAGATCGTGGAGCTGCTTCCCTACCTCATGAAGACCCGCAAGCTGGACTGGGGGCCCCTGGCCATCCAGGCGGCGGTGCAGGGCGGTCCCGCCTTCGAGTTCAAGGAGCGGCCCGAGGCGCGGCGCTGGAATGCCCGGGAACCGAGGGCCGGCGGCCACCTGATGGCGGAGCCGAAGCCCGTGACGGTCACGGCCAGCGGCCGGGGCCTGCTGGTCTGGACCTACGCCTACCAGGTACCCGGCAGCGCGGCCGGTGTGACCAAGGCCGAGGCCTCCTCGGCGCTGCGCCTGTCGGTGACCCGCCATCTGTGGAAGCTTCGGACGCCCCAGGAGACGGGCAATGCCCGTCAGGGATGGATCCGCCAGCCCTGGACCGGAACCTTGAAGGCCGGCGACGAAGCCTGGATGGAAGTGCAGTTCCGCACGGACCGGGACGCGGACTATGTGATGCTCGAAGTGCCCATTCCGGGCGGGCTCAACCCCACCGTGAAGCTCGAGGGCTTCGTGCTCGAGGGCAAGTCCTTCACCGAAGAGGGCGCTTCCGACACCTGGATGAAGCCCCGCGTCGAGGTCCATTCCGACAAGGTGACCTTCCTGTTCCACCGCACCTGGAGCTGGAACACCCACACCGTGCGCATCCTGCTCCGCGCAGGCATGGCGGGCACCTATCGGCTGCGCCCGGCCAAGCTGAGCCTCATGTCGAACGAGGGGCAGTGGGTCACCAGCGACGGGTTGGACCTGAAGGTGCAGGACGGGGGTGCGCGATGA
- a CDS encoding GIY-YIG nuclease family protein, translating into MNWWVYLLRCGDGTLYCGIALDVAARLAQHQAGKGAKYTRGRGPLELVYRERCGAKGEALRREREIKRMRRKAKAALAATARP; encoded by the coding sequence GTGAACTGGTGGGTGTATCTGCTCCGCTGCGGCGATGGCACGCTCTACTGCGGCATCGCCCTCGATGTGGCGGCGCGCCTGGCGCAGCATCAGGCGGGGAAGGGGGCCAAGTACACCCGGGGCCGCGGCCCGCTGGAGCTGGTCTACCGCGAGCGGTGCGGCGCGAAGGGCGAGGCCCTGCGCCGGGAGCGGGAGATCAAGCGGATGCGGCGGAAGGCGAAGGCGGCGCTGGCGGCTACAGCGAGACCATGA
- a CDS encoding YdcH family protein, which produces MDFLRPELQERLMKEHFEFRKLMEEHKAADTRLGDLQRKPSLSAKESLEEVELKKTKLRAKERIYHIVQEASRHAEQ; this is translated from the coding sequence ATGGATTTTCTGCGCCCAGAGCTTCAGGAGCGCCTGATGAAGGAACACTTTGAATTCCGGAAGCTGATGGAGGAGCACAAGGCCGCCGACACGCGCCTGGGCGATCTCCAACGGAAGCCGAGCCTCTCCGCCAAGGAGTCCCTGGAAGAGGTGGAACTGAAGAAGACGAAGCTGCGCGCGAAGGAACGGATTTATCACATCGTGCAGGAGGCCTCAAGGCACGCCGAACAGTAA
- a CDS encoding DUF1175 family protein produces MTPWRTFVAAGVLTAAAFAALVPVRHRVILTSDPANPVQVVRVDSRSLAGWKRPGWGVALSGPPAWGGAAEGFFLTVDRPAEAVVTAWPHFRQSLSIQPTAAVRPSTLAEEGDREAFRTWFVAILEQQAEALSPAWEPEQRDCAGLLRFAFREALASHTEAWRARVAFTAGPAGQDPSPSFGAAWRRGFPTPDGTQAFAKGAFLRRLSCVPLGRDLQLARPGDLIFFARGGARLQPDHAMAFVRPDLDSAPMLLYHTGPEGAGAARQPGEVRRARLDDLLHHPDPDFRPVPENPAFLGLYRWRLLAGDSFEPSTPRS; encoded by the coding sequence ATGACCCCCTGGCGCACCTTTGTCGCGGCCGGGGTCCTGACCGCAGCCGCCTTCGCGGCCCTGGTGCCGGTCCGGCACCGAGTCATCCTGACTTCGGATCCGGCGAACCCGGTGCAGGTGGTCCGCGTGGACAGCCGCAGCCTCGCGGGCTGGAAACGGCCCGGCTGGGGCGTGGCGCTGTCCGGGCCCCCGGCCTGGGGCGGGGCGGCGGAGGGCTTCTTCCTGACGGTGGACCGGCCTGCGGAGGCCGTGGTCACCGCCTGGCCCCATTTCAGACAGTCACTGTCCATTCAACCTACTGCGGCGGTAAGGCCCTCCACCTTGGCCGAAGAAGGCGACCGCGAAGCGTTCCGAACCTGGTTCGTGGCCATCCTCGAGCAGCAGGCGGAAGCACTGAGCCCTGCCTGGGAGCCGGAACAGCGGGACTGCGCGGGGCTGCTCCGCTTCGCCTTCCGCGAGGCTCTGGCTTCCCACACCGAAGCCTGGCGCGCACGCGTGGCCTTCACGGCCGGCCCTGCGGGACAGGATCCGTCCCCCTCCTTCGGAGCCGCGTGGCGCCGGGGCTTCCCGACGCCCGACGGGACCCAGGCCTTCGCCAAGGGGGCCTTCCTCCGGCGGCTGTCCTGCGTACCGCTGGGGCGGGACCTCCAGCTCGCCCGGCCCGGCGACCTGATCTTCTTCGCCCGCGGCGGCGCCCGGCTCCAACCGGACCATGCCATGGCCTTCGTGCGCCCCGACCTGGACAGCGCGCCCATGCTGCTCTACCACACGGGACCCGAAGGCGCCGGCGCGGCCCGCCAGCCCGGCGAGGTGCGCCGGGCCCGCCTGGACGACCTGCTCCACCATCCCGACCCCGATTTCCGCCCCGTGCCCGAGAACCCCGCCTTCCTTGGTCTCTACCGCTGGCGCCTGCTCGCGGGCGATTCCTTCGAACCTTCCACCCCCAGGTCCTGA